The Calypte anna isolate BGI_N300 chromosome 2, bCalAnn1_v1.p, whole genome shotgun sequence genome includes a window with the following:
- the ACBD7 gene encoding acyl-CoA-binding domain-containing protein 7 → MTLQADFDGAAEDVKKLKTRPTDDELKELYGFYKQATVGDINIECPGMLDLKGKAKWEAWNQKKGMSREDAMNAYISKAKAMVEKYGI, encoded by the exons ATGACCCTCCAG gcTGACTTTGATGGTGCTGcagaagatgtaaaaaaattaaaaacaagaccAACTGATGACGAACTCAAGGAACTATATGGATTCTACAAACAGGCTACTGTTGGAGATATCAATATTG AATGTCCAGGAATGCTAGATTTGAAAGGCAAAGCCAAATGGGAGGCGTGGAACCAGAAAAAAG GTATGTCAAGGGAGGACGCCATGAATGCCTATATCTCTAAAGCAAAAGCAATGGTAGAAAAATATGGAATCTAG